One Phaseolus vulgaris cultivar G19833 chromosome 2, P. vulgaris v2.0, whole genome shotgun sequence DNA window includes the following coding sequences:
- the LOC137809821 gene encoding 1-aminocyclopropane-1-carboxylate synthase 7-like — protein MGKMIEQPRVELSKVAVSETHGENSPYFAGWKAYDENPYDEFTNTSGVIQMGLAENQVSFDLLEKYLEEHPEASTWGEGAPGFRENALFQDYHGLKSFRTAMASFMEQIRGGRAKFDPDRVVLTAGATAANELLTFILANPGDALLVPTPYYPGFDRDLRWRTGVNVVPIHCDSSNNFQITPQALEAAYNEAEAMNTKVRGVLITNPSNPLGATVQRSILEHLLDFVTEKNIHLVSDEIYSGSVFSSSEFVSVAEILEAREYKDAERVHIVYSLSKDLGLPGFRVGTIYSYNDKVVTTARRMSSFTLISSQTQHLLASMLSDKKFTENYIGTNRERLRKRYQMIIEGLRSVGIECLKGNAGLFCWMNLSPLLEKPNREGELELWNAFLHEVKLNISPGSSCHCSEPGWFRVCFANMSEKTLEVALERIRNFMERINKD, from the exons ATGGGGAAAATGATTGAGCAACCTCGTGTGGAGCTTTCCAAAGTTGCAGTTTCTGAAACTCATGGGGAAAACTCTCCCTATTTTGCTGGATGGAAAGCTTATGATGAGAACCCTTATGATGAATTCACCAACACCTCAGGAGTTATACAAATGGGATTGGCAGAAAATCAA GTTTCATTTGATTTGCTGGAAAAGTACTTGGAGGAACACCCAGAAGCTTCAACCTGGGGAGAAGGAGCTCCTGGTTTCAGAGAGAATGCTTTGTTCCAGGACTACCACGGGCTTAAATCATTCAGAACAGCAATGGCGAGCTTCATGGAACAAATAAGAGGAGGGAGAGCAAAATTTGACCCTGATAGAGTGGTCCTCACAGCAGGAGCAACTGCAGCCAATGAACTCTTAACCTTCATTCTTGCAAACCCGGGAGATGCTCTACTTGTTCCAACCCCTTACTATCCAGG ATTTGATAGAGACTTAAGGTGGAGAACTGGCGTGAACGTAGTTCCAATTCATTGTGACAGTTCAAACAACTTCCAGATCACACCTCAAGCTTTGGAGGCTGCATATAACGAAGCAGAAGCCATGAACACAAAAGTGAGAGGAGTATTGATCACAAATCCTTCAAACCCCTTGGGTGCAACAGTTCAACGCTCGATTTTGGAGCATCTTCTTGACTTCGTGACTGAAAAAAATATCCACCTTGTCTCAGATGAAATTTACTCAGGCTCAGTGTTCTCCTCCTCGGAGTTCGTGAGTGTAGCAGAAATCCTGGAAGCTCGAGAATACAAGGATGCAGAAAGAGTTCACATTGTTTATAGTCTCTCCAAAGACCTTGGTCTTCCCGGTTTCAGAGTTGGCACTATTTATTCATACAATGATAAGGTTGTGACCACTGCGAGAAGGATGTCAAGTTTCACCTTAATATCCTCGCAGACACAGCACCTTTTGGCGTCTATGTTGTCGGATAAGAAGTTCACAGAGAACTACATTGGCACCAACAGGGAGAGGCTGAGAAAGAGGTACCAAATGATCATTGAAGGGTTGAGAAGTGTTGGCATAGAGTGCTTGAAAGGGAATGCAGGGCTGTTTTGCTGGATGAATCTGAGTCCACTGTTGGAGAAACCAAACAGGGAAGGAGAATTGGAGCTTTGGAATGCCTTTTTGCATGAAGTGAAACTCAACATCTCTCCAGGGTCTTCTTGCCATTGTTCTGAACCAGGTTGGTTCAGGGTGTGTTTCGCAAATATGAGTGAGAAGACACTGGAAGTGGCATTGGAGAGAATACGTAACTTCATGGAACGAATAAACAAAGATTAA